The genomic interval AGCGTGGGGAACAGGTAGCCGAGGTTGTACCAGATCACCAGCTGCACGACGAGCGGCACGGAGCGGAAGAACCAGATGAAGCCCCATGCGAAGGAGTTCAGCAGCGGCGATCCCGAGAGCCGTGCGAGGGCGAGGAGTCCGCCGAGCAGGAAGCCGATGACGGCCGAGACCGCGGTGAGCCAGAGCGTCAGCCACAGGCCGCGCAGCACGGCGTCGTTGAAGAAGTACTCGGCGAACACGTGCCACCGCCACTGCGGGTTCGAGAAGAAGGTCCACACGAGCTGGGCCAGCAGGAACACCGCGATCGCGCTGAAGATCCAGCGCCACCAGTGCTTCAGCGGCACGACGTCCTGCGGCGTCGGCCGGGTGGCGGATCGGTTCACCACCTCTGCGGGGGCCTCGAGCGTTGCGGTCATGTGCGGGTCCTTCACGGTTCGGGATCTCGGGCGGGCGCCCGATTCGATCACATTCGACTATGGGAGATATGCGTTGAGCTTATGTGGCTCGATGCGGCCGACCAAGCACCGTTGCAACACAGCGCAAGAAACGCCGACGCTACGCGAGGCCTGCGGGAGAGCGCTCGGCCGCACGGGCCGAGGCGAGCTCCGCGGCGTCGGCGAGCAGGGCGCGCGCGAGACGGTCGTTCAGCCGGAACGGCAGCGAGTCGAGGCCGGGCCGGGTGAAGGCCCCGCCGGTCGGCGTCGCGGTGAAGGGCCCCATCGCGAACTGGCGGCCCACGCCCGGGAGACGGCCATCGGCCGTCACGGCGAGCTGCCCGGTGCTGCCGGCGTGCTGCGCATCGGCGACCGCGAGCTCCTGCGCCTGCCCGCTCGCGATGAGCTGGCGCAGCAGCGGGTTGTCGCTCGTCGCCGCCGTCGCCTCCGGCAGCCAGGCGTCGATGAGGATGCGGGCGCGCGCCGCGGCGCGCACCGTCCGCCCGGCGACGCGGGCGGATCCGCGGGCCGCGAACTCCCCCGCAGCCTCGTCCGTCTCGAGCTCCAGCTCGCCGCCGAGGAAGCGCAGCAGCCCCGCCTCCGAGAGCGCGAGGAGCTCCTCGAGCCGGTGCCCGGGCGGCCCGCTCGCGAGATAGCTGAAGTACGGCAGCCACCGTCGCGGCAGCAGGCGGGTCCGGCTGCGGGCGTTCCAGCGCTCCGGCGGCACCTCGGCGATCGACAGGTAGGCGAAGAGCACGGTCATGAAGAGCCCCTGCGTCGCGCTGCGGCGCTGGCTGGTGCGGAGCTCGAGGTCGCGCGCGATGTGAGCGCGCACCCGGCGCTGCAGCGCTTCGGCGTCGGCATCAGCATCAGCCGCGGCGCCGGCATCAGCACCGGCGCCAGCATCAGCCGCGGTGCCACCGACTGCGGCGGCCGTACCGTCACCGGCGCCGGCGCCGAAGCCGGCACCCATACCAGCACCCGCGCCGGCACCCGCGCCGTCGCCGGCGCCGTCGCCGTCCTCGGGCACGGCGAGCGGCCGGTCGAAGGCGTCGAGGTCGAAGCGATCGAGCGGATCGGGGACCCGCTCCGCGACGAGCGCGCGCAGCGCCGCCGAGCGGTACCCCTCGGGTTCCGCGAGGGTCTCCCGCAGGCGCGCGGCGAAATCGTCCCACGACCCCCGCAGCGCCTCGGGGTGCCCGGTGCCGAGCTCGCGGTAGTACCCCGTGACCATCTCGGAGGCGAGGAGCGGCCAGACGTCGCGCTCGAAGTCGAGCGGCTCGCCGGAGCGGGCCGCCGCCTCGCGGAACGCCGGGCCGACGTACTCGAGGCGCACGGGATCGCCCGCGAGCGCGCTCGTGATCTTGGAGCGGTAGGGGACGCCGCGGCGCGAGCCGAGGTGCAGCACGGGCTCGCGACCGCTCGGGCGGTAGACGAGCCGATCCCCCGCGCGCTCGTAGCGACCGCCGCGCCCCTCGGTGAGCAGCACGACGAGATCGACGGCGGCGAGGCCCATGCCCCGCACGATGACGTCCTCCCCCGCAGGCACCCAGTCGAGCGGCACGTCCGCCGTGAACGCCGGCGGCACGTACCGCAGGCCGTGACGGCGGGCGAAGTCGCCGAGGGCGACGGATGGCCCCGAGGGCTCGGACCCGTTGTGCCCGATCGCGTGCACGACGATATCGGCGGCGAGCGCCGCCCCCGAGGCGAGCCGCACGCGGTAGCGCGACGCGCGCGCGGACCCCGCCCCCGGAGACCCGCGCTCCGGCACGGCTCCGGGCCCGGGATCCCCGAGATCCTCGACCGCCGTCACCCGGTCCTCGTGCCAGGCGACGGTCGCGCCCGGCGCGGCCCGGCGCACGATCTCGCCGTAGGCCCAGCTCAGGTAGGCGTTGTTCAGGCGCCGCGTCGGGAAGGCGTCGTCGCGGGCCTCGCGGATCTCCGCTTCGAGGCGCGCGTCCCACCAGTCGGGGCGGGGGATCCGCCCCGCGATCATCTCCGCGATCCACTCGGCGAGCGAGGGGCCCGGGGCGACGGGACCCTCGATCCGGCAGGAGGCGTCGGTGAACACCGTGTCGTCGCGCAGCAGCGTGTTGAGCTTCAGGAGCGGCGACTGCTCTCGCCGCCAGATCCGCCCGCCCCCCGGTTCGTACGGGTCGACGAGGCGGATGTCGAGCACGAGCGACGCGAAGTCCCTCGCGTGGTTCGCGAGGATCCGCTCGAGGATCATCACGGCGGCGGGGCCGGCTCCGACGCACACGATCCGCATCTCCGTCGCCGCGGCGCCCTCCCCGCTCACGGCCGCGACGCGCTCGCGTCGGCCCCGGGCCCGACGAGCGTCTTCTCGAAGGGCAGCGTCCCGCCGATCTCCTCGCCCGAGAGCGCGGTGTCGAAGAGCGGCGTGTAGCCGTGGCGCAGGTAGAGCGCCCGGGCCTCGGGCTGCCGCGGCCCCGTGGTGAGGTAGATGCGGCGGTATCCGAGGCGCACGGCCTGCTCCTCGAGCTCCGTGAGCACGACGCGGGCGAGTCCCTCGCCGCGCCGGTCGCCGCGGGTCCACACCCGCTTCACCTCCGCGACGCCCTCGGCGTGCGGCATGAAGGCGCCGCCCGAGACCGGCTCGCCGGCCTGCAGGAGGAGCAGGAACGAACCGCGCGGCGGCGCGAAGTCCTCGGCGGGGTAGCGCTCAATCTCGACGATCGCCGCCTCCCCGAAGACCTCGACGCCGTAGCGCTCGTCGTACTCGCGCTCGAGGTCCCGCAGCAGCGGCGCCGCGAGCGGGTCGCGGTAGCCGACGTAGGCGAAGGCGTAGTCGGGCCCGAGGGCGGCGAGCGCCGCGGCCGCGGGCGTGGGTTCGCGCCGCGGGGGCGCGTCCGCGATGCCGCTCGTCACGCCGGCACCTCCTCGGGCACGGCGGCGTCCTCAGGCACGGACTCCGCGGCCGAGGCGTCGCCCGGCCCGCCCTCGGGTCGGTACCGCGCCGAGTCCGGCCGCTGCGGCTCGGGGAGCCCGAGCGTGCGCCGCAGGGTCGGGTTCGCCCCGGTGACCGGGTCCACCGCGTACTCGGTGCGGAAGACGCCGCGCTCCTGCAGCAGCGGCACGACGCGGTCGACGAACTCGTCGAGGCCGCCGGGCGTGAGGTGCGGCACGAGCACGAAGCCGTCGGAGGCGCGGCCCTGCACGTAGCGGTCGATCTCCGCCGCGATCGTCGCCGGCGAGCCGACGAAGGTGTGGTGGGCCGTCTCGGCGGCGACGAGCTCGCGCACCGTGAGCCGCTCGGCCTCGGCGCGGGCGCGCAGCTCCGCGGCGCGGGCGATGCGATCCTCCACCCGGGTCGAGACCTGCCCCTGCCGCTGCTCTCCCTCGCCGGGCTCGGCGTCGGGGAGCCGCCCGTCGGGATCGAGACCCGGCAGCGCGCGGCCCCAGATCGCCTCGACCCAGGCGACGGCGGTCTGCGGGCTCGTCTGGGCGAGGGAGATCTCCCGCGCCCGCTCGCGCGCCTCGGCGTCGGTGTCCCCGAGCGCGAAGCTCGCACCCGGCAGGATGAGGAGCGAGTCCTCGTCGCGGCCGGCCGCGGGGAGCCGCCCCTTCACGTCGCGGTAGAACTGCTGGCCGTCGGCGTAGCCGGTGTGGCGGGAGAAGATGATCTCGGCGTTGGCCGCGGCGAAGTCGCGGCCGGCCGGGGAGTCGCCGGCCTGCACGATGACGGGGTAGCCCTGCGGGCTGCGCGGCACGGTGCTCGTCGCGGCGACGTCGAACTGGGGGCCGCGGTGGCGGACCCGGTGCACGCGCTCGGGATCGACGAAGCGCCCGGCCTCGCGGTCGGCGAGGATCGCCCCGGCCTCCCAGGAGTCCCAGAGGGCCTTCGCGAGCGCCACGAACTCCTCGGCCCGCGTGTAGCGCTCGGCGTACGGGAGGAAGCCGCCGCGGCGGAAGTTGGCGCCGTGGAAGGCGTCGGGCGACGTCACCACGTTCCAGCCGACCCGCCCGCCGGAGAGGTGGTCGATCGTGGCGAGCTGCCTCGCGAGCTCGGTCGGTTCGTTGAAGGTGCTCGTGAGGGTGCCGACCACGCCGATGTTGCGGGTCACCGAGGCCATGGCCGCGAGGATCGCGAGGGTCGCGGGCCGACCGGCGACGTCGAGGTCGTGGATCCTGCCGCCGTGCTCGCGCAGGCGCAGGCCCTCGGCGAGGAAGACGTAGTCGAAGAGGCCGCGCTCCGCCGTCCGCGCGAAGTGGCGGAAGGAGGCGAAGTCGATCTGGCTCCCGGATGCGGGATCGCTCCACACGGTGGCGCTGTTGACGCCCGGGAAGTGGGCGACCAGATGGACCTGGCGCCGCGCGGGATCGGGGGTGGTCATGCTGCGGCCTCCTCGGACGCGTCGCCCGCGGCGCGGGCGACCGCATAGCGGTTGGGAGCGGACGCGAGGCCGAAGACCTCGCGCAGGGGGCGGGGATCCGCGCCGCCGGGCGCCGCGAGGCCGCGGTCGCGCAGCACGGGGAGCAGCCGCTCCGCGATGGCGGTGAGGTCGTGGGGCAGCGCGAGCGGGCGCAGCCTGACGCCGTCGATCCCCGCGCCGAGCCAGTCGCCGATGAGGTCGGCGACGCGTTCCGGGGAGCCGGCGGCGACGCGCGCGTCGCTCGCGAACGGCGTTCCGGCAAGGTCGTCGAGCCGATCGAGACGGTCCGTCGCGGCCTCCCCCGGCGCGTCGAGCGCGACGACGAGGTCGGCGACGATGCGCAGCGGCGCGAGCCCGCGCCCCGCGCGATCGGCCGCCCGCTCGGCGGCGCGCACCTCGGCGACGATCTCGGCGACGGGCTTGCCGCGGGAGGCGCCCGCGCGGGGCGAGGGGTTCTCGGGCGTGATGAAGACGACGTCGGCCGTCTCGGCGGCGAGGGCGTGGACCCGCGGCGAGTGCGACAGCAGGGTCACGGGCAGCTGACCCTGCGGCGAGCGCGGCACGATCGAGGGACCGATGACCGAGAAGCGCTCGCTCGCGAAGCGGATGTGGTGCACGCGGTCGCGGTCAAGGAAGCGACCGGTGGCGACGTCGCGGATGATGGCGTCCTCCTCCCAGCTGTCCCAGAGCCGGCGGGCCGTCTCGGCGACGTCGGCCG from Leucobacter allii carries:
- a CDS encoding GNAT family N-acetyltransferase, which codes for MTSGIADAPPRREPTPAAAALAALGPDYAFAYVGYRDPLAAPLLRDLEREYDERYGVEVFGEAAIVEIERYPAEDFAPPRGSFLLLLQAGEPVSGGAFMPHAEGVAEVKRVWTRGDRRGEGLARVVLTELEEQAVRLGYRRIYLTTGPRQPEARALYLRHGYTPLFDTALSGEEIGGTLPFEKTLVGPGADASASRP
- a CDS encoding LLM class flavin-dependent oxidoreductase, coding for MADIIRAGDSGSPITVGVALEGGGWHPAAWREDGAGPETLFTAAYWQGLIDIADEAGLDYATLEDALSTRSAGFGAPDDDPGLRPEIVEGRLDALLTASWLAPRTTRIGLIPTVTTTHTEPFHVATALQTLDHVSEGRAGWQLRISGDAASARAFGRRPAPEIDLADVLAGEPDAGLDALLGDAADVAETARRLWDSWEEDAIIRDVATGRFLDRDRVHHIRFASERFSVIGPSIVPRSPQGQLPVTLLSHSPRVHALAAETADVVFITPENPSPRAGASRGKPVAEIVAEVRAAERAADRAGRGLAPLRIVADLVVALDAPGEAATDRLDRLDDLAGTPFASDARVAAGSPERVADLIGDWLGAGIDGVRLRPLALPHDLTAIAERLLPVLRDRGLAAPGGADPRPLREVFGLASAPNRYAVARAAGDASEEAAA
- a CDS encoding FAD/NAD(P)-binding protein, with product MSGEGAAATEMRIVCVGAGPAAVMILERILANHARDFASLVLDIRLVDPYEPGGGRIWRREQSPLLKLNTLLRDDTVFTDASCRIEGPVAPGPSLAEWIAEMIAGRIPRPDWWDARLEAEIREARDDAFPTRRLNNAYLSWAYGEIVRRAAPGATVAWHEDRVTAVEDLGDPGPGAVPERGSPGAGSARASRYRVRLASGAALAADIVVHAIGHNGSEPSGPSVALGDFARRHGLRYVPPAFTADVPLDWVPAGEDVIVRGMGLAAVDLVVLLTEGRGGRYERAGDRLVYRPSGREPVLHLGSRRGVPYRSKITSALAGDPVRLEYVGPAFREAAARSGEPLDFERDVWPLLASEMVTGYYRELGTGHPEALRGSWDDFAARLRETLAEPEGYRSAALRALVAERVPDPLDRFDLDAFDRPLAVPEDGDGAGDGAGAGAGAGMGAGFGAGAGDGTAAAVGGTAADAGAGADAGAAADADADAEALQRRVRAHIARDLELRTSQRRSATQGLFMTVLFAYLSIAEVPPERWNARSRTRLLPRRWLPYFSYLASGPPGHRLEELLALSEAGLLRFLGGELELETDEAAGEFAARGSARVAGRTVRAAARARILIDAWLPEATAATSDNPLLRQLIASGQAQELAVADAQHAGSTGQLAVTADGRLPGVGRQFAMGPFTATPTGGAFTRPGLDSLPFRLNDRLARALLADAAELASARAAERSPAGLA
- a CDS encoding NtaA/DmoA family FMN-dependent monooxygenase (This protein belongs to a clade of FMN-dependent monooxygenases, within a broader family of flavin-dependent oxidoreductases, the luciferase-like monooxygenase (LMM) family, some of whose members use coenzyme F420 rather than FMN.), whose amino-acid sequence is MTTPDPARRQVHLVAHFPGVNSATVWSDPASGSQIDFASFRHFARTAERGLFDYVFLAEGLRLREHGGRIHDLDVAGRPATLAILAAMASVTRNIGVVGTLTSTFNEPTELARQLATIDHLSGGRVGWNVVTSPDAFHGANFRRGGFLPYAERYTRAEEFVALAKALWDSWEAGAILADREAGRFVDPERVHRVRHRGPQFDVAATSTVPRSPQGYPVIVQAGDSPAGRDFAAANAEIIFSRHTGYADGQQFYRDVKGRLPAAGRDEDSLLILPGASFALGDTDAEARERAREISLAQTSPQTAVAWVEAIWGRALPGLDPDGRLPDAEPGEGEQRQGQVSTRVEDRIARAAELRARAEAERLTVRELVAAETAHHTFVGSPATIAAEIDRYVQGRASDGFVLVPHLTPGGLDEFVDRVVPLLQERGVFRTEYAVDPVTGANPTLRRTLGLPEPQRPDSARYRPEGGPGDASAAESVPEDAAVPEEVPA